TCCTTCGACACCGCCGGCCATCAGGCGCGCCGCCAGGGATTCGGCATCCCGCTCACTATCGCACTTCTCCACCACCAGCTGCGCATTGTGGCGGCTGGCCTGCTCCAGGCCCCCGACCAACAGCTCGCTCAGGTAAGCGGCACTGGGGTTGCTGTAGAGCAGACCGATGATGATCTGGTCGGCACTGGCGAGACTGCGTGCAGCGCGATTGGGCGTGTAACCGAGGGTTTCGATCGCCGCCTGAACGGATTCGCGCGTCTTCGCGCGCACGTTGTTCTCAGCGTTAATCACCCGCGATACCGTCATCGGCGAAACACCGGCGGCGCGGGCGACGTCGCTGATGGTGGGGGCATTGCGCTGGCGGCGACTCTGTCTCGGTTTCACGGTCACATTGATCTGAACGGCTGTCGATGCGGCTTATGATCTCCCCAAAGGTTGCGGTAAAGCAACATCTGCCGCCCGTGCGGCGAAAGCTCCGGGCCGGCTCGAGGAAGCGGTTGATCGACAGGCGACCGCCGCGCCGGACCTGCACATCGCCGATGGTGAGCGGCGGGTGCAGAAACTGCGCGAGTATCGAAATGGAATATCAGTTATTCAATCCCGAGGGCACCGGCGCGCGCCCCGGTACCTTTCTGCGCGCGCTCGGTCAACTCGCTTTCGATCAGCGCGAGGGCCTCGTTCTGCATCGCGGTAGAGGCTTCCCGCGCTGCGGCAATATCGCCGCGGGCGATGGCATCGAAGAGTGTCTTGTGATTCTGGTAACTGGCCATCTTCACCCCCTTGATACTGTTGGTAAAACGGATACTCACCCGCAACGCTGTCTCGATAAAACTGCCCAGCTGTATATAGAAGGCATTGTTAGTGGCATTGAGTATGCTGATATGGAAGGCAATGTCCGCCTCCACCGGATCGCTGAATCCCCCCTCCGCATCCTTCATTCGCTTTAACGCCGCGTCGATCGCCTCGACACTTTCCCTGTCGCGGTCCGCCGCCGCCAGTGCGGCCGCTTCTTTCTCAATGGCCATACGCAACTGCAGAAATTCCCGCAGCATTTCCAGCGTGGGGCCGGAATGCAGTATCCAGCCCAGCACATCCGAATCGAACAGGTTCCACTGGGAGCGCGGTTGCACGCGGATCCCCTGGCGCGGGCGCGAGGTAATCAGCCCCTTGGCGGTGAGCATTTTGATCCCCTCGCGGGTGGCACTGCGGCTGATGCCGTACTCGTCACACAGGCCAGACTCCGACGGCAAGCCCTCGCCACTCTTGTAGCGGCCACCAGCGATGGCGGCACCGAGGTTGTGTACCAGTTGCTGGGTAAGATTGCGTCCGCTGTGCTGTATATCCACGATTCAGAACCTGGCTGTTTGATTAATATGATAAATCGTCGTGACCGCAGGCATTTACCCCCCGAAGGGGAGGGTGAGGGGCGACGCCACTGCTTCCAGACACAATTAGCATATAATTGTTATAAATATTGTAAACGTTTACATTGGGTGGTAACTTGAGTCGCAAATAAGTTGGCGGGCATCCCGCCACCGGGCGGCAGGCCGATATAGAGACGCATCCCGCCCGAGAGAATAATCGATAAATAACGACACGTAGCGATGAGCCATACCGTCCTCAACACACGCACCCGGTTGTGCCGACTGGCCTGCCTGGCGCCCCTGCTATGCGCCGCCAGTGCCTCGGCCGCGGCGCCGCTGCAGTTGTGGTTCGATCACCCGGCCGGGGATTGGGAGCGCGAGAGCCTGCCGATCGGCAACGGCGCTCTGGGTGCGGCCGTACAGGGTGGCATCGCTACCGATATCCTGCAGTTCAACGAAAAGACCCTGTGGACCGGCGGCCCCGGCGCCGCCGGCGGCGGCTATGATTTCGGCGTGCCGGCCGGACCGCAACGCGAAGCGCTGAGCCAACTGCGCGACGAGATCACCCGGAACGGGCACGTGGCCCCCGAGCGCGCCGCCGCCGAACTGGGCCGCAAGGTGCACGCCTATGGCAATTACCAGAGTTTCGGCGCGCTGCAACTGCAGTTTCCGACACAGGAAAAAGCCACCAACTACCGCCGCCAGCTGGATCTGGATGACGCCGTCGCCCGGGTCAGTTACGACGCCAACGGTATCCACTATACGCGCGAATACCTGGCCAGCTATCCGGACGGTGTGATCGCCGTACACCTGAGTGCCGACCGCACCCACAGCATCAACTTCACCGCCGGCCTGGACATTCCGGCCAACCGCAGTGCCGACATCTCAGTTGCCGGCAGTCGCGTCACGGTCAGCGGCAAACTGAACGATAACGGACTCTCTTACGAAACCCAGCTGCAGGTGATTGCCGAGGGCGGCAGCGTGCAGCGCAGCGACGACGGTATCCGGGTCAGCGGCGCCGATAGCGCCACCCTACTGCTCGCGGCCGGTACCGACTACGCCGCGCACTATCCGAAATATCGCGGCGTGAACCCACACCGCGCCGTGCAGGCTCGCGCGGACCAGGCCAGCCACAAGCGCTGGCCGGCCCTGCTGGCCGATCACCGCGCCGACTACCGCGCCCTGTTCGATCGCGTATCCCTGGCCCTATCCAAACCGGCCCAGTCGACCTCAGGCAACGGCCGGGTCCGCGCCGCGCCCCCCATCGACCAGTGGCTGCAACACTACCCCAGCGGCAACAGCCGCTCCGACCGCGCCCTCGAAGCCCTGTATTTCCAGTACGGCCGCTACCTGTTGATCAGCAGCTCCCGCGCCGGTTCCCTGCCCGCCAACCTGCAGGGGGTTTGGAACCATTCCGCCACACCGCCGTGGAACGCCGATTACCACGCGAACATCAATCTGCAGATGAACTACTGGCCGGCGGAGGTCACCAACCTGGCCGAAACCACTGCACCGCTGTTCGATTTCGTCGACAGCCTGCAACAGCCCGGCCGGGCCGCGGCACAAAAGCTGCTCGGCGCGCGCGGCTGGACCATGTTCCTCAACACCAACGTGTGGGGCTTCAGCGGTGTCATCGACTGGCCCACCGCCTTCTGGCAGCCGGAGGCCGGAGCCTGGCTGGCGAGCCACTACTACCAGCACTACCTCTTCTCTCTCGACGATAACTTCCTGCGCGAGCGCGCCTATCCGGTAATGAAGGGCGCCGCCCAATTGTGGCTGGACACACTGGTCACAGACCCGCGCGACGGCAAGCTGGTGGTCACCCCCAGCTACTCACCGGAACACGGCGACTTTACTGCCGGCACCGCCATGTCCCAGCAGATTGTCTACCAGCTGCTGCGCGATACCCGCGATGCGGCCCTGCGTCTCGGCGACGGCAACTTTGCCGAACAGCTCGGCGAGACCCTGGATAACCTCGACCCGGGCCTGCGTATCGGTCACTGGGGTCAACTGCAAGAGTGGAAGCAGGATCTGGACGATCCGCAGGATCATCACCGCCACGTTTCGCACCTGTTCGCACTCTTTCCCGACGATCGCATCAACCTGACCACGCCGGCACTGCTCGACGCCGCGCGCACCTCACTCAGCGCTCGCGGCGATGCCGCCACCGGCTGGAGCCGCGCCTGGAAAGTGGCGCTGTGGGCGCGGCTGCACGACGGCGACCACGCCTACCGCATCCTGTCCGCACAGCTGCGCGAAAGCACCCTGCCCAACCTGTGGAGCAGCCACCCGCCGTTCCAGATCGACGGCAACTTCGGTGCGACTGCGGCGGTGGCGGAAATGCTGCTGCAATCCCAGCGCGGTGTGGTGCAGCTGCTGCCCGCCCTGCCGGCCGCCTGGCGCGACGGTGAAGTGCACGGACTGCGCGCTCGCGGCGATATCAGCGTGGATATGCAGTGGCGTGACGGCAAGCTGCAAAGCGCGCGCCTGCACTCGGGACGCGACGGCGAAATCCGGCTCGAGCTGCCCAATAATGTAAACGTTTTCACTCTTCGCCGGATTGGCGATAACAAAATTCTCAGCCTGCGCGATAACGCGAAAATAACAGCCTTCAGCGCCCGGGCCGGAGAGAGCTACCTGTTGACTTCAGGCGAACAGCCGGTCGCGCAGGAAGCGGTTTTATAGCGGTAAATGAAGGTGTCTTTAGGTACATTAATCAACCTGTGATGGGAGAAGAAGATGAGCGAGAACAATAACAGCGCTTTTGCCAGAAAAAGGCTGTCGCACTTTATTCAGCGAACCACCGGCGCTATTCGCTTGGCCTCGGGCATATCACTGATGGCTGTGAGCGCCCTGGCTGCAGCTCAGGACGACGAGAAAAAAGACAGCAATGCCGACGCGAGCGTCGAAGAAGTGGTAGTAACCGGTCAGCGCGCCAGTATCCTGTCCGCGCAGTCGATCAAGCGCGATGCCACCACCATCGTCGACTCCATCGTTGCCTCCGATATCGGCAAGCTGCCGGACCGCAGTATTTCCGAAGCCCTGCAGCGGGTACCCGGCGTGACCGTGTCCCGCTACGACAACATGAGCGACCCGGAGCACTTTGCCGGTGAGGGTGCCGGCGTCGCAGTGCGCGGCCTGAGCCAGGTGCGCGCCGAGCTGAACGGCCGCGACATCTTCTCCGCCAGCGGCGGCCGCAGCCTCAGCTTTGACGATGTACCAGCAGAGCTGATGGGCGGTGTCGACACCTACAAGAGCCCGTCTGCCGATATGATCGAGGGCGGTCTCGGCGGCACCGTGAACCTGCGCACACGCATGCCGTTCGACAGCGACGAACAACTGGTCAGCTTCACCGTGAAAGGCAACTACGGCGATATGATCGGCGAGACCAACGGCGAGTATTCGGGCCTGTACAGCGACCGCTGGCAGACCGGTATCGGCGAGATCGGCCTGCTGGTGGACGTCTCCTCTTCGGACCTGTCCAGCCGCGCCGACAACGTCTACACCCGCGCCTTTTTTGCCCGCGACGATATCGAAGACGGCAAGACCGTCTACGTTCCGCGCGGTGTCGACTGGCGCCGTAACGACTACCAGCGCAAACGCAAAGGCGAGTACCTGGCCCTGCAGTGGGCACCCAACGACGATATCGAAGCCTTCGCCACCGCGTTCCGCTCCGAGCACGATCAGCGCTGGGACGAAGCCGGTTTCTTCACCGATACCGGTGGCGGCCTGGGCCTGTTCCTGCCCACCAAGGGTGCGGATGACTGGACCTATAACAGCAACGGCGTGATGCAGTCCGGCACCCTCACCACCGCCCAGGGCAACGGCGTACCCTTCGGTACCAGCACCCGTTACTCGTCCAACAACTCGGTAACCACCGACTTCTCTGCCGGTTTCGAGTGGCAGGCCACCGAACGCCTGTCGATCAAGAGCGACCTGCAGTACGTGAAATCCACCGCGACCACCGAAGACTACACTCTGGGCCTGGTCACCTACCCGGACTCACTGTCGGTCAAGGGTCTGAGCGGCACTCCGTCCATTTACGTGGACGACGCCTTCCTAACCGATTACAGCAATTACAGTTATGGCCAAATGCAGTCGCTGCCGTCAGATAACGAAGCGGAGTCCAAGGCTCTGCGCGTCGACGCCAAGTACGATTTCATCGACAGCCTGGTGACCTCGGTGCAGGCCGGTGCGCGCTTCAGCGACAAGTCTACCGACAATCGCGAGAGTGCCAGCTGGGCGGCGCGCTACCAGCCGTGGCAGCTCGGCTGGCTGTTCCCCACCGCCAAAGATATTCCCACCATCAGCAACCCGTCTGATCTGACCGAATTCTCCTACGGCGACTTCCAGCGCGGCGACGTCAATGTGCCGGGTATGGCCTACCTGATCGACCCGTCACTGCTGAGAAACTTCCGCGCCTCCACCGACCGCATCACCGCCAATACCCCCAACGGCTGTTGCGGCCTGGATTGGGACAATGCGCTGAATCTCGACCTGGCCGACAATATCAACACCCAGGACGAGAGCACCCGCGCGGCCTACGTGCGCGTCAATTTCGCCATCGACGACCTGGCGCTGCCGATCGACGGTAACGTCGGCGTGCGCTACGTTCACACCGCCAACACCGCCCACGGTCAGCTGCGCTTCCCGACCTTCACCGTTCCGGGCGCCACCGAGCAGCCGTTCTACCAGCCCGACAGCCCCTACGATGCGGAAAACAGCTACAACAGTGTGCTGCCGAGCCTGAACCTGCGCCTGCACGCCAGCGACAACCTGGTGGTGCGCTTCGCCGCGTCCCAGGCGATCTGGCGCCCGGCGTTTACCGACATGAAGGCGCTGATGAGCATCGCCGCCAACTGGAAAGACGGTGTCACCCCGCCGACGGACGCCTCCGCTTTCGACCCGAGCATGCTGTACTTCTCGCTCAATTCCGACGGCAACCCCTACCTGGAGCCGATGAAGGCCAACCAGTTCGACCTGTCGGCGGAATACTACTTCGATGACAACGGCGGCATGGCCCACGTGGCACTGTTCCGCAAGGATGTATCGGACTTCTTCCGCACCGCCACCGGTACCGACAGCATCGAAGGCTTCGACGTCGTCACCAGCCGCACCGAAAACGTCGGCACCGCCAAGATCAACGGTGCGGAAATCGGCCTCACCAAGTTCTTCGACTTCCTGCCGGCCCCGTTCGACGGCCTCGGTGTCCAGGCCAACTACACCTATATCGACAGCAGCACCGATGTGCCGGACGAAGTGAGCCCGGTCAACACCGACGGCTCCAGCTACGGCGACATGCCGTTCGAGGGCCTGTCCAAAGACAGCTACAACCTGGTGGGGATGTACGAGAAGAACGGCTTCTACGCCCGCCTGGCCTGGAACTGGCGCAGCAAGTACCTGGTAGCGGTCGGCCCCAACGGCTGGAACGGTGTCGACAACGACGTTACCTGGCGCCTGCCGGTGTACAACGACGACTACGGCCAGCTGGATGCGTCCCTCGGCTACGACATCAATGACAATGTCTCGGTCAATTTTGAGGCTTCCAACCTGACCCAGGAAAACACCGAAGGCCTGATCGACCAGGGCAAGATGGGCATGCTGCACGCCTACACCTACTCCCAGGATGTGCGCTACGCAGCCAGTGTCCGGGTGACTTTCTAAGCCCATCAGAAAGCGCGCTGCCTCCCCGTGGGGTAGCGCCTGTGTGCGCTTGCGGGGCTCGCCAGAGCCCCCTTTTTTCAGGAAGTACAGCACCGATGAAAAAACTAATCCGCAAAACAGTCCCCATCGCCGCCGCTCTGCTGCTCGCCAGCCAAATACCGGCAGCCTCGGCCAAGCCGATTCCGCAACTGGTGCAGAAAAGCGGCCGCTACGCGCTGATGGTCGACGGAGCGCCCTACCTGATTCTCGGCGCCCAGACCAATAACTCCTCCAACTACCCGGCGGCATTGCCGAAAGTATGGCCGGCCGTAGAAAAAATGCAGGCCAATACCCTGGTCATTCCAGTGGCCTGGGAGCAGGTCGAGCCGGCGGAAGGAAAATTCGATTTCTCCTTTGTCGACACCCTGCTGAAGCAGGCCCGCGCGCGCGACAAGCGCCTGGTGCTGCTGTGGTTCGCCACCTGGAAAAACAACGCCCCCCACTATGCGCCGGAGTGGGTCAAGCTGGACAACCAGCGCTTTCCACGCGTGATCACCAATGAGGGCAAAACCCTAAATTCCCTCTCGCCACTCTTCCAGCGCACGCTCGACGCAGACAAGCGGGCCTTTGTGGCGTTTATGCAGCACCTGAAAAAAGTCGACCGCCAGCGCACCGTGATCATGGTGCAGGTGGAAAACGAGGTGGGCACCTATGGCTCCGCGCGTGACTTCTCCGCCGCGGCGGAAAAAGAATTTCAACAGCCGGTACCGGACCAGCTGCGCACCGATCTGGGCCGCGACAACAGCGGCAGCTGGGCTGAAGTATTCGGTAAACACGCCGACGAAACCTTCCACGCCTGGCATATCGCCCGCTACGTCAACGAAGTTGCCGCGGCCGGCAAGGCAGTCTACCCACTGCCGATGTATGTCAACGTGGCGCTGCGCAACCCATTCAATCCGGGCAAGGCCGGCCAGTACTCCAGCGGCGGACCCACCGACAATATGATCCCGGTGTGGAAGTCCGCCGCGCCGGATATCGACCTGATTGCGCCGGACATCTATTTCCGCGACCACAAGACCGCCACGCGCGTGATGGACCTGTACAGCCGCAACGACAACCCGCTGTATATCGCCGAGATCGGCAACGACCAGCCCTACGCGCGCTATTTCTTCGACACCCTCGGCCACGGCGGTCTCGGCTTCACTCCCTTCGGCATGGATTACACCGACTACTCCAACTACCCGCTGGGCGCGAAAAAAACTGACGACGAAATTGCCAACTTCACCGAGCTCTACAGCCTGTTCGGCCCCATGGCCAGGGAGTGGGCGCGCATCAGTTTCGAACACCCGGTGTGGGGCGTATCCGAACCGGTGGACACAGAGGGTTCGGACAAGAAGTTGTGGAATGCCGAGGGCAGCGAGAGCGACGCCGGGGAGAAAAACCCCGAAGACTACACCCAACGCATTGACCTGGGTGACTGGACTGCGGAAGTCACTTATGGCCGCCCGGCCTTCTGGATCCACCCGCCCAAGGGCAACACCCCGTCCTCCGGCGGCGCCGTGATCGCCGAGCTGGCAAAAAATGAATATCTGGTCACCGGCCTGCGCACCCGTGTGACTTTCTCCCCCAGCCACAAACTCGAAGGCAGGCAGTTCGTGATCGACCGGGTGGAAGAAGGCCACTTCGACGACGGCAAATGGGTTTTCGAACGGGTCTGGAACGGCGACCAGACCGACTGGGGGCTGAATTTCTCCAGCAATCCCCACGTACTCAAAATCAAGCTGGCCAGCTACAAGACCGAATAACGTTCAAGACATCGAGAACCGGACAGAATCATGCACAAGACACTATTCAACTCCCCCGTGCTGAAACCCACGCTGCTCGCCGCGGCGCTCTTCCCCTGGCTCAGCGGCTGCGGCGGCAGCAACGAGCAGGCCGCCCAGACTCATGCCAGCTGGCAGAAGACCGCGCACGGCGCGGTGGTGACCCTTAACGATGGCGACTTCCACAAGGTGCGCCTGCAGGTGATCGACGAAGACATCATCCGCGTCACTGCCACCGCGCAGCAGGATTTCAGCAATCTGCCCAAACCGCTGATGGTCGTGGCCCGACCGCAGGCGACCGAGTTTTCCGTCGAGCAACAGGGCGACATGCTGCAGGTGAAAACCGCAGATGTGTCCGCACTGGTATCCCTCGAAACCGG
This region of Microbulbifer sp. SAOS-129_SWC genomic DNA includes:
- a CDS encoding FadR/GntR family transcriptional regulator, with product MDIQHSGRNLTQQLVHNLGAAIAGGRYKSGEGLPSESGLCDEYGISRSATREGIKMLTAKGLITSRPRQGIRVQPRSQWNLFDSDVLGWILHSGPTLEMLREFLQLRMAIEKEAAALAAADRDRESVEAIDAALKRMKDAEGGFSDPVEADIAFHISILNATNNAFYIQLGSFIETALRVSIRFTNSIKGVKMASYQNHKTLFDAIARGDIAAAREASTAMQNEALALIESELTERAQKGTGARAGALGIE
- a CDS encoding glycoside hydrolase family 95 protein, whose translation is MSHTVLNTRTRLCRLACLAPLLCAASASAAAPLQLWFDHPAGDWERESLPIGNGALGAAVQGGIATDILQFNEKTLWTGGPGAAGGGYDFGVPAGPQREALSQLRDEITRNGHVAPERAAAELGRKVHAYGNYQSFGALQLQFPTQEKATNYRRQLDLDDAVARVSYDANGIHYTREYLASYPDGVIAVHLSADRTHSINFTAGLDIPANRSADISVAGSRVTVSGKLNDNGLSYETQLQVIAEGGSVQRSDDGIRVSGADSATLLLAAGTDYAAHYPKYRGVNPHRAVQARADQASHKRWPALLADHRADYRALFDRVSLALSKPAQSTSGNGRVRAAPPIDQWLQHYPSGNSRSDRALEALYFQYGRYLLISSSRAGSLPANLQGVWNHSATPPWNADYHANINLQMNYWPAEVTNLAETTAPLFDFVDSLQQPGRAAAQKLLGARGWTMFLNTNVWGFSGVIDWPTAFWQPEAGAWLASHYYQHYLFSLDDNFLRERAYPVMKGAAQLWLDTLVTDPRDGKLVVTPSYSPEHGDFTAGTAMSQQIVYQLLRDTRDAALRLGDGNFAEQLGETLDNLDPGLRIGHWGQLQEWKQDLDDPQDHHRHVSHLFALFPDDRINLTTPALLDAARTSLSARGDAATGWSRAWKVALWARLHDGDHAYRILSAQLRESTLPNLWSSHPPFQIDGNFGATAAVAEMLLQSQRGVVQLLPALPAAWRDGEVHGLRARGDISVDMQWRDGKLQSARLHSGRDGEIRLELPNNVNVFTLRRIGDNKILSLRDNAKITAFSARAGESYLLTSGEQPVAQEAVL
- a CDS encoding TonB-dependent receptor, with product MSENNNSAFARKRLSHFIQRTTGAIRLASGISLMAVSALAAAQDDEKKDSNADASVEEVVVTGQRASILSAQSIKRDATTIVDSIVASDIGKLPDRSISEALQRVPGVTVSRYDNMSDPEHFAGEGAGVAVRGLSQVRAELNGRDIFSASGGRSLSFDDVPAELMGGVDTYKSPSADMIEGGLGGTVNLRTRMPFDSDEQLVSFTVKGNYGDMIGETNGEYSGLYSDRWQTGIGEIGLLVDVSSSDLSSRADNVYTRAFFARDDIEDGKTVYVPRGVDWRRNDYQRKRKGEYLALQWAPNDDIEAFATAFRSEHDQRWDEAGFFTDTGGGLGLFLPTKGADDWTYNSNGVMQSGTLTTAQGNGVPFGTSTRYSSNNSVTTDFSAGFEWQATERLSIKSDLQYVKSTATTEDYTLGLVTYPDSLSVKGLSGTPSIYVDDAFLTDYSNYSYGQMQSLPSDNEAESKALRVDAKYDFIDSLVTSVQAGARFSDKSTDNRESASWAARYQPWQLGWLFPTAKDIPTISNPSDLTEFSYGDFQRGDVNVPGMAYLIDPSLLRNFRASTDRITANTPNGCCGLDWDNALNLDLADNINTQDESTRAAYVRVNFAIDDLALPIDGNVGVRYVHTANTAHGQLRFPTFTVPGATEQPFYQPDSPYDAENSYNSVLPSLNLRLHASDNLVVRFAASQAIWRPAFTDMKALMSIAANWKDGVTPPTDASAFDPSMLYFSLNSDGNPYLEPMKANQFDLSAEYYFDDNGGMAHVALFRKDVSDFFRTATGTDSIEGFDVVTSRTENVGTAKINGAEIGLTKFFDFLPAPFDGLGVQANYTYIDSSTDVPDEVSPVNTDGSSYGDMPFEGLSKDSYNLVGMYEKNGFYARLAWNWRSKYLVAVGPNGWNGVDNDVTWRLPVYNDDYGQLDASLGYDINDNVSVNFEASNLTQENTEGLIDQGKMGMLHAYTYSQDVRYAASVRVTF
- a CDS encoding DUF5597 domain-containing protein — encoded protein: MKKLIRKTVPIAAALLLASQIPAASAKPIPQLVQKSGRYALMVDGAPYLILGAQTNNSSNYPAALPKVWPAVEKMQANTLVIPVAWEQVEPAEGKFDFSFVDTLLKQARARDKRLVLLWFATWKNNAPHYAPEWVKLDNQRFPRVITNEGKTLNSLSPLFQRTLDADKRAFVAFMQHLKKVDRQRTVIMVQVENEVGTYGSARDFSAAAEKEFQQPVPDQLRTDLGRDNSGSWAEVFGKHADETFHAWHIARYVNEVAAAGKAVYPLPMYVNVALRNPFNPGKAGQYSSGGPTDNMIPVWKSAAPDIDLIAPDIYFRDHKTATRVMDLYSRNDNPLYIAEIGNDQPYARYFFDTLGHGGLGFTPFGMDYTDYSNYPLGAKKTDDEIANFTELYSLFGPMAREWARISFEHPVWGVSEPVDTEGSDKKLWNAEGSESDAGEKNPEDYTQRIDLGDWTAEVTYGRPAFWIHPPKGNTPSSGGAVIAELAKNEYLVTGLRTRVTFSPSHKLEGRQFVIDRVEEGHFDDGKWVFERVWNGDQTDWGLNFSSNPHVLKIKLASYKTE